From Paenibacillus sp. V4I7, one genomic window encodes:
- a CDS encoding PCYCGC motif-containing (lipo)protein: MKSVIWDDHGTRCGVCMQIAVQSIKPKLHHKCWGF; this comes from the coding sequence TTGAAATCAGTTATATGGGATGACCATGGTACCCGCTGCGGAGTTTGCATGCAAATTGCTGTGCAGTCCATAAAACCAAAGCTCCATCACAAATGTTGGGGTTTTTAA
- a CDS encoding DUF1801 domain-containing protein has product MYELKTKETDSSVLEFIENVESVKKREDAYKLLDIFTETTGYEAKMWGPSIIGFGSYHYKYESGHEGDAPLVGFSPRKAKISLYFATGDTKREELLKDFGIHTAGKACVYINKVADIDVEVLRALINQSILFLKEFYPN; this is encoded by the coding sequence ATGTACGAACTAAAAACAAAAGAAACGGACAGCAGTGTCCTTGAGTTTATTGAAAATGTCGAAAGCGTTAAGAAGCGTGAAGACGCATATAAATTATTAGATATTTTTACTGAAACGACAGGTTATGAAGCGAAGATGTGGGGACCTAGTATTATTGGATTTGGCTCCTATCATTATAAATATGAATCCGGTCACGAGGGCGATGCACCGCTAGTTGGTTTTTCACCTAGAAAAGCCAAAATAAGTTTATATTTTGCGACAGGTGACACCAAACGAGAGGAGTTATTAAAGGACTTTGGCATACATACGGCAGGAAAAGCGTGTGTATATATCAATAAAGTAGCAGATATCGATGTTGAGGTATTAAGGGCCTTAATAAACCAATCTATCCTATTTTTGAAAGAGTTTTATCCGAATTAA
- a CDS encoding PstS family phosphate ABC transporter substrate-binding protein: MFKVFSRKSTIAITSVVLALSLSACGKAAPDQNQGAAPTTGTTATTAPAPAGLKGDIKIDGSSTVFPISQAVAEEFMKKNKDVKITVAESGSGNGAKKLIAGEIDIADMSRKFKKEELDELKTKLSTEAIEMPVALDGITVVVNKKNTFAKELTVDELKKIWSKDSTVKKWNQIRPEFPDKEIKLYGPGTASGTFEFFTEAINGKAKESRSDYTPSEDDNVLVKGVSGDEFAMGYFGYSYYKENEAKLNAVAIKKDANAPAVLPSHESIEKMTYVPLARYIYIYPTKKSMEQPHIKELLKYYNSADGAKLVEAVKYIKLPQDTMNKNLDLLK, translated from the coding sequence TTGTTTAAGGTTTTTTCGCGTAAGAGTACAATCGCAATAACGTCCGTTGTTTTAGCTTTATCATTATCTGCGTGCGGTAAAGCAGCACCCGATCAAAATCAAGGTGCAGCACCAACTACAGGCACTACTGCAACAACTGCTCCGGCTCCTGCTGGTTTAAAAGGTGACATCAAGATTGATGGTTCTTCCACGGTATTCCCAATTTCCCAAGCGGTTGCCGAGGAATTTATGAAAAAAAATAAAGATGTTAAAATTACTGTCGCTGAGTCTGGGTCTGGGAACGGCGCGAAGAAATTAATCGCTGGTGAGATTGACATTGCTGACATGTCCCGTAAATTCAAAAAAGAAGAACTTGATGAATTAAAAACAAAGCTAAGTACAGAAGCTATCGAAATGCCAGTAGCTCTTGACGGTATTACTGTCGTTGTTAATAAAAAGAATACTTTTGCTAAAGAATTAACAGTTGATGAACTTAAAAAAATATGGTCCAAAGATAGCACAGTAAAAAAATGGAACCAAATTCGCCCTGAATTCCCAGACAAAGAAATCAAGTTGTATGGTCCAGGAACGGCATCAGGTACTTTCGAATTCTTTACGGAAGCAATTAACGGGAAAGCAAAAGAATCCCGCAGCGACTACACACCATCTGAAGATGATAATGTACTTGTAAAAGGTGTTTCTGGTGATGAATTTGCAATGGGTTACTTCGGTTATTCCTACTACAAAGAAAATGAAGCAAAATTAAATGCAGTTGCCATCAAAAAAGATGCGAATGCTCCTGCTGTCTTGCCTTCACATGAATCAATCGAAAAAATGACTTATGTTCCGCTTGCTCGTTACATTTATATATATCCGACGAAAAAATCTATGGAACAACCGCATATTAAAGAATTATTGAAGTATTATAACAGCGCTGATGGTGCAAAACTGGTTGAAGCTGTTAAATACATCAAACTTCCACAAGATACCATGAATAAAAACTTGGATCTTCTGAAATAA
- a CDS encoding metalloregulator ArsR/SmtB family transcription factor: MNQIPLEQLDVKAKFIRGFSDKTRLQILACIKDKEKPVSQIVDEIQGNQSNISQHLACLKGCGIIVGRQEGKYVYYSLSNEKIKEMLHMFDTVLSLVHDGVTKCDTDLY, translated from the coding sequence ATGAATCAAATTCCATTAGAGCAATTAGATGTTAAAGCCAAGTTCATTCGCGGCTTTAGCGATAAGACACGTCTTCAAATACTGGCATGTATTAAAGATAAAGAAAAACCTGTATCTCAAATCGTTGATGAAATTCAAGGGAATCAATCGAACATTTCCCAACACCTCGCGTGTTTGAAGGGCTGCGGGATTATTGTTGGAAGGCAAGAAGGGAAATATGTGTATTACAGTTTAAGCAATGAGAAGATTAAGGAAATGTTACATATGTTCGATACGGTACTATCCCTAGTCCATGATGGTGTTACCAAATGTGATACAGACCTTTACTAA
- the phoU gene encoding phosphate signaling complex protein PhoU produces MDNRISYHQSLVSLQKDLLNMGSQVEYLIHQAVEALAKMDDELAKKTIEQDDLVDEMLIRIEESSLRLIALQQPMAGDLRIISTALKIATDLERIADHAVDIAKICIRMNGEELLKPLVDIPRMAELTKIMLQESLLSYTERNIHRAAALAEKDDEVDKLYSSIVDELTRLLDGDFMKNRQITQLMNAALFLERVGDHCTNIGEGVIYMVTGKRNDLNV; encoded by the coding sequence TTGGATAATCGAATTAGTTATCATCAATCGTTAGTATCTTTACAGAAAGACCTGCTTAACATGGGGAGCCAAGTAGAGTATTTAATCCATCAGGCTGTTGAAGCACTCGCAAAGATGGATGACGAACTAGCGAAAAAAACAATTGAGCAGGATGATCTCGTTGACGAGATGTTGATACGTATCGAAGAGAGTTCTCTCCGATTGATTGCCCTTCAACAACCTATGGCAGGTGATCTCAGAATCATTAGCACGGCGCTCAAAATCGCTACGGACCTGGAGCGCATCGCCGATCATGCGGTTGACATCGCCAAGATATGTATCCGCATGAACGGTGAAGAATTATTAAAGCCACTCGTAGATATTCCTAGGATGGCAGAACTTACAAAAATTATGCTCCAAGAAAGCCTTCTATCCTATACAGAACGTAACATCCATCGCGCGGCGGCTTTGGCTGAGAAGGATGATGAAGTAGATAAGCTATATAGTAGTATTGTAGATGAGCTAACCCGGTTATTGGATGGTGATTTCATGAAAAACCGCCAAATAACCCAACTAATGAATGCAGCTCTATTCTTGGAACGCGTCGGCGATCATTGCACGAATATCGGCGAGGGCGTCATTTATATGGTTACAGGGAAACGCAACGATTTGAATGTATAG
- the pstA gene encoding phosphate ABC transporter permease PstA, whose translation MATTEELQHITKRKRKNKVYHSLFYISTCFGVIALALLLIQVVVQGGSWLSWGFLTNFASRIPENSGIKAALVGTLWLMLITAPLTFIIGVSTAIYLEEYAKDTRFSRFIQTNIANLAGVPSIVYGLLGLTVFVRLLALERSVLSGALTMTLLVLPIIIVSSQEAIKTVPQSLRNASFALGSNRWQTIVRVVLPSAIPGIMTGSILSLSRAIGETAPLIVIGAVSYVAFLPKSPMDTFTVMPIQIYNWASQPQAEFAYLAAAGIIILLIMLLSMNAFAIYLRNKYQRKF comes from the coding sequence ATGGCAACAACGGAAGAACTGCAGCATATCACGAAACGGAAAAGAAAGAATAAAGTCTATCATTCCCTGTTTTACATCTCAACCTGTTTTGGAGTTATAGCTCTAGCTTTATTATTAATACAAGTCGTTGTTCAAGGTGGTAGCTGGCTAAGTTGGGGCTTTCTTACCAATTTCGCTTCTCGCATTCCTGAAAATTCGGGCATAAAAGCAGCCTTAGTAGGAACATTGTGGTTAATGCTCATTACGGCTCCGTTGACGTTTATCATCGGTGTATCCACGGCTATCTATTTGGAAGAATACGCAAAAGACACAAGGTTTAGCCGATTTATTCAAACGAATATTGCTAATCTTGCTGGTGTTCCATCCATTGTTTACGGTTTACTTGGACTAACTGTTTTTGTACGGTTGCTTGCCTTAGAGCGAAGCGTACTATCAGGTGCTCTAACGATGACATTGTTGGTTCTCCCGATTATTATTGTATCTTCCCAAGAAGCGATCAAAACAGTTCCGCAATCGTTAAGAAATGCTTCTTTCGCACTTGGCTCTAACCGGTGGCAAACCATCGTTCGTGTTGTCTTGCCGTCTGCCATTCCAGGTATTATGACCGGATCTATTCTGTCTTTGTCCAGAGCAATCGGTGAAACAGCACCGCTTATTGTTATTGGCGCTGTATCCTACGTGGCATTTTTACCTAAATCTCCTATGGATACCTTTACTGTAATGCCCATTCAAATTTACAACTGGGCAAGTCAACCGCAAGCTGAATTTGCATATCTTGCCGCCGCGGGTATTATTATTTTGCTAATCATGCTGCTAAGCATGAATGCTTTCGCCATTTATTTGCGAAATAAGTATCAACGAAAGTTTTAG
- a CDS encoding cation-translocating P-type ATPase, translating to MSDKEPKFKKNLILLDVSASSNTNAGCEDDCCKVSETPQVQNTAGQSGQKSDFLIGGMDCTSCAVTLENHMKTLLSVKRVSVNFSTGKMTAEHDSSVEEIIKEVSKSGYKATLVSNKRKSAEVKTDNSGTNLISLSGVLLIFGFLGSYANVSPSFTTLLYAVSIIIGGYKPARSAYYAVKSLSLDMNVLMTAAVLGASAIGEWLEGALVVWLFALGNVLQSKSIEKTRNSIRSLIDLAPPEAFVKNGQELVRKSVEEISVGDVIVVKPGDKIPLDGLIISGESSVNQAPITGESIPVDKHVGDGVYAGTINEHGSLEIKVTKLVEDTTISKIIHLVEEAQEQKAPTEAFVDKFARIYTPIVFILALVVMVFPPLVGVGTWGEWFYKGLELLVVACPCALVISTPVAIVSAIGNAAKNGVLIKGGAFLEIAGRISAIAFDKTGTLTEGKPKVSQVVLAGSSEIELLRIARTLEEYSTHPIAKAVAQYAKDKGVSTLLGDKFRNIVGKGVGAIIGDKEYFAGNLKLFQELSASLGELESRILSLQQEGNSIVIIGTKEKIFGLIAVADAIRPTSVKALKGLQAAHINQVVMLTGDNEGTAKKIASATGVNRYFAELLPEDKVKAIKELQEEGNIVAMVGDGINDAPALATANIGIAMGGAGTDTAMETADIVLMADNLGKLPHTVKLSRKTIRIIKQNIGFSLIVKSIALILIFPDLLTLWIAVISDTGAALIVIMNSMRLVKVKG from the coding sequence ATGTCGGACAAAGAACCGAAATTCAAAAAAAACCTAATCTTGCTGGATGTAAGTGCCAGTTCAAATACAAATGCCGGTTGTGAGGATGATTGTTGTAAAGTATCTGAAACTCCACAAGTACAAAATACTGCAGGCCAATCTGGTCAAAAATCAGATTTTCTGATCGGCGGGATGGATTGCACTTCCTGTGCAGTAACCTTAGAAAATCATATGAAAACCCTTCTCTCGGTCAAGAGGGTAAGTGTCAATTTCTCAACTGGAAAAATGACTGCTGAACACGACAGTTCAGTCGAAGAAATCATCAAAGAAGTATCCAAATCCGGCTATAAAGCTACGCTAGTTTCGAACAAGAGGAAAAGTGCTGAGGTCAAAACAGACAATTCAGGTACAAACCTTATAAGTTTATCAGGAGTTCTACTTATTTTTGGTTTTCTTGGCTCCTACGCGAATGTTTCACCAAGCTTTACTACTCTGCTTTACGCAGTATCGATTATAATAGGTGGCTATAAACCGGCTAGAAGCGCCTATTATGCTGTGAAAAGCCTTTCATTGGATATGAATGTATTAATGACTGCAGCTGTGCTTGGTGCCTCGGCAATTGGTGAGTGGTTAGAAGGCGCTTTGGTAGTTTGGTTGTTTGCACTAGGAAATGTTCTTCAATCGAAGTCCATTGAAAAGACTCGAAATTCGATTCGAAGCTTAATTGACCTAGCACCTCCCGAAGCATTCGTGAAAAATGGTCAGGAACTTGTCAGAAAGTCCGTAGAGGAGATTTCTGTTGGTGATGTCATTGTTGTTAAACCAGGCGATAAAATCCCGTTGGACGGACTAATAATTAGCGGAGAATCGAGTGTAAATCAAGCGCCAATTACAGGAGAATCCATTCCTGTTGATAAGCATGTTGGTGATGGTGTATACGCAGGTACAATTAACGAACACGGATCATTAGAGATTAAAGTAACCAAGTTGGTTGAAGATACGACCATCTCCAAAATCATTCACTTGGTCGAAGAGGCGCAAGAACAAAAGGCTCCTACGGAAGCTTTTGTAGATAAATTTGCTCGTATTTACACGCCAATTGTATTTATTCTTGCACTCGTCGTGATGGTTTTCCCCCCGCTTGTTGGTGTTGGAACATGGGGAGAGTGGTTCTATAAAGGATTAGAATTATTGGTTGTTGCATGTCCTTGTGCATTGGTTATTTCAACGCCAGTGGCAATTGTTTCAGCTATAGGAAATGCAGCCAAGAACGGGGTTCTTATCAAAGGTGGAGCCTTCTTAGAAATAGCAGGAAGGATTTCAGCGATTGCTTTTGATAAAACGGGTACTTTAACGGAGGGAAAACCAAAGGTATCTCAAGTTGTATTAGCTGGATCGAGTGAAATTGAGTTGCTCCGTATTGCCCGAACATTAGAGGAATACTCTACACATCCCATTGCAAAAGCAGTAGCCCAGTACGCCAAAGATAAAGGCGTCTCTACCCTTCTAGGCGATAAGTTCAGAAACATCGTAGGTAAAGGTGTTGGCGCGATTATCGGAGATAAGGAATACTTTGCAGGAAACCTTAAATTGTTCCAGGAACTAAGCGCTTCTCTAGGAGAACTAGAATCACGAATCTTATCCCTTCAACAAGAAGGAAATTCAATCGTTATTATTGGAACTAAAGAGAAGATATTCGGTTTAATTGCCGTTGCAGATGCTATTCGTCCTACTTCCGTAAAAGCTCTTAAAGGACTTCAAGCCGCCCACATCAACCAAGTTGTGATGTTAACAGGCGACAATGAAGGTACCGCTAAAAAAATTGCTTCTGCAACCGGGGTAAACCGATATTTTGCAGAGCTATTACCCGAAGATAAAGTAAAAGCCATTAAAGAACTTCAAGAAGAAGGCAACATTGTAGCGATGGTTGGAGATGGCATAAATGATGCTCCTGCGCTTGCAACTGCCAATATAGGTATTGCAATGGGTGGAGCAGGAACTGACACAGCTATGGAAACCGCAGACATCGTGTTGATGGCTGACAATCTAGGAAAACTACCCCATACTGTTAAATTGAGCCGTAAAACAATACGAATAATCAAACAAAATATTGGGTTTTCGCTCATCGTTAAATCTATTGCTTTGATCTTGATTTTCCCTGATTTACTTACCCTATGGATTGCTGTGATTAGTGATACAGGCGCAGCTTTAATTGTAATTATGAATAGTATGCGATTAGTGAAAGTTAAGGGGTGA
- the pstC gene encoding phosphate ABC transporter permease subunit PstC encodes MKKKMLSSDVLIPKILAFFAGISVLTTVGIVFVLVFESIGFFREIPIWDFISGTKWTPLFSDPEFGVLPLITGTLLVTVIASIVAIPIGLGSAIYLSEYAQPKVRNVVKPILEILAGIPTIVYGFFALTFVTPVLKFIIPQTEIFNALSAGIVVGIMIIPIISSMSEDAMVAVPASLRNGAYALGSTKLEVAIKIVAPAALSGIIASFVLGLSRAIGETMIVTLAAGNLAHLSFNPLESIQTLTAYIVSVSSGDTRYGSIEYLTIYAVGITLFVMTLVMNILAGYISRKFREEY; translated from the coding sequence ATGAAAAAAAAGATGCTCTCATCTGACGTGCTGATACCGAAAATATTAGCATTTTTCGCAGGGATTTCTGTTTTAACAACGGTTGGCATTGTGTTTGTCTTGGTGTTTGAATCCATTGGATTTTTTAGAGAAATTCCAATATGGGATTTTATAAGTGGAACCAAATGGACACCTTTGTTTAGTGACCCAGAATTTGGCGTGCTTCCGCTAATCACAGGCACTTTACTTGTAACTGTTATTGCAAGCATTGTAGCTATCCCGATCGGATTAGGAAGCGCTATTTATTTAAGTGAGTATGCTCAACCCAAGGTTAGAAATGTCGTTAAACCTATTCTTGAAATTCTTGCGGGAATTCCGACGATTGTTTATGGATTCTTCGCTTTAACATTTGTTACACCAGTACTTAAATTTATCATTCCGCAAACTGAAATCTTTAACGCATTAAGTGCAGGTATTGTTGTTGGTATTATGATCATACCTATCATATCTTCTATGAGTGAAGACGCTATGGTTGCCGTTCCTGCCTCATTACGCAATGGTGCCTATGCACTTGGTTCGACCAAGCTAGAAGTAGCGATCAAAATTGTTGCCCCAGCTGCATTATCTGGGATTATAGCATCTTTCGTTTTGGGATTGTCACGTGCTATAGGGGAAACTATGATTGTGACCTTGGCAGCTGGTAACTTGGCTCATTTGTCCTTTAATCCACTAGAAAGTATACAAACATTAACTGCATATATTGTGTCCGTAAGTTCGGGAGATACACGTTACGGTTCTATTGAATATCTGACGATATATGCCGTAGGTATAACACTTTTCGTTATGACCCTTGTTATGAATATTCTAGCTGGTTATATCTCTAGAAAGTTCAGGGAGGAATATTGA
- a CDS encoding methyl-accepting chemotaxis protein: MKRLIHFKNRITFTMKAKLIVSFSLLFIIFTAVSIFNLTQMNQIKRQFSFQNIQSDKQLLSLNLKIKVNELDALKSAMIISKNTELVSPFKQKSEEFYTLVAQILATASNSDERNWSARLTNTSKEYTVTFDTALSVVENKSLSTQDIAKQLEAIHTSSQVHKEYIFELVDKFSQAYIDDAANAVISSGKLLDNTVKVALITLFLVLLFTLFISFVLIRSFMKPIQRLQNAVKQIASGDLRNKINSKAKDELGLLSQNFDHMIDGVRNMLQHTQTIASSMSHHSQTFREFSGATATANQDIIRSIQEISTGAEKQADYSDKSSAILTELSKEIRQISDSTNMMLHTSREAAYNTHLGSKSMEALKSAVVHSEEILHQVYMAMENLSNSSAQIRKIVGSITEISTQTNVLALNAAIEAARAGEHGRGFSVIAEEVRVLSVQTNNSSKGIDQIVQSLLSQMSGLESSLAAAKLSFGEQNQKMNDSLGAFNEIRESMDGLSNQIDQAHVLIEQAEEKNATLVESIQQVAGIAQETAAGVEEVNSSSTQQDIAIQHIATQSDDILGLVLQLSEEISKFKISNEDDQ; encoded by the coding sequence ATGAAGAGATTAATTCATTTCAAGAACAGGATAACATTTACTATGAAAGCCAAATTAATTGTAAGCTTTTCTTTATTATTTATTATTTTCACAGCTGTATCTATTTTTAATTTAACTCAAATGAATCAGATTAAGCGGCAGTTTTCTTTTCAAAATATACAGTCAGATAAACAATTGCTTTCTTTAAATCTCAAAATAAAGGTAAATGAATTGGATGCTTTGAAATCCGCGATGATAATTTCAAAGAATACGGAACTTGTTAGTCCATTCAAACAAAAATCAGAAGAGTTTTATACATTGGTAGCTCAGATTTTAGCTACCGCCTCCAATTCCGACGAACGAAATTGGAGCGCCCGTCTAACGAATACTTCAAAGGAATATACAGTTACATTTGATACCGCGCTTTCCGTTGTTGAGAATAAAAGTCTATCCACTCAGGATATTGCTAAGCAATTAGAAGCTATACATACCTCTTCACAAGTACATAAGGAATATATATTTGAACTCGTCGACAAGTTTAGTCAAGCATATATAGATGATGCGGCAAATGCAGTAATTAGCTCAGGCAAGCTTCTAGATAACACCGTTAAAGTGGCACTTATTACTTTGTTCCTTGTTTTACTCTTTACCCTTTTCATATCATTTGTACTTATTCGATCCTTCATGAAACCAATTCAGCGTTTGCAAAACGCAGTAAAACAGATAGCAAGCGGGGATTTGCGCAATAAGATTAACAGCAAGGCGAAAGACGAACTCGGTCTTCTTAGTCAAAACTTTGACCATATGATTGATGGAGTACGCAATATGCTGCAACATACACAAACGATTGCCTCCTCTATGTCTCATCACTCTCAAACGTTTCGAGAGTTTTCAGGAGCGACAGCTACAGCCAATCAAGACATCATTCGATCGATTCAAGAGATTTCTACTGGAGCGGAGAAGCAGGCAGACTATTCGGACAAGAGCAGCGCTATTCTAACTGAGTTGTCCAAAGAAATACGTCAAATATCCGATTCTACAAACATGATGCTCCACACTAGTCGGGAAGCTGCTTATAATACTCATCTCGGCTCGAAGTCGATGGAAGCTTTGAAATCTGCGGTGGTTCACTCCGAGGAAATCCTTCACCAGGTCTACATGGCGATGGAAAATCTATCAAATAGCTCTGCGCAAATTCGTAAAATCGTAGGAAGCATCACCGAAATATCCACCCAAACCAACGTGTTAGCCTTGAATGCCGCGATAGAAGCAGCAAGAGCGGGTGAGCATGGTCGCGGCTTTTCCGTCATTGCTGAGGAAGTTCGGGTGTTATCTGTGCAAACGAATAATTCTTCCAAGGGAATTGATCAAATCGTTCAATCGCTGCTTTCGCAAATGTCAGGGCTTGAATCGTCATTAGCTGCGGCTAAACTCTCCTTTGGTGAGCAAAACCAAAAGATGAATGATAGCTTAGGGGCCTTCAATGAAATTCGTGAATCCATGGACGGTCTTTCGAATCAAATCGATCAGGCACACGTATTGATTGAGCAAGCGGAAGAGAAAAACGCCACACTAGTTGAATCGATTCAGCAAGTAGCTGGCATTGCTCAAGAAACTGCAGCAGGCGTTGAAGAAGTCAATTCCTCATCAACTCAACAAGATATAGCCATTCAACATATCGCAACGCAGTCGGACGATATCTTAGGGCTTGTCTTACAACTGTCTGAAGAAATCAGCAAGTTTAAAATCTCAAATGAAGACGATCAATAG
- the pstB gene encoding phosphate ABC transporter ATP-binding protein PstB produces the protein MSIVNIDKLNLYYSEFHALKNVGMQINKNSVTAFIGPSGCGKSTLLRTLNRMNDMIKGIRIEGDVQIAGEQIYHPDVNVELLRKNIGMVFQQPNPFPKSIYDNIAYGPRIHGITDKAQLDHIVESSLKASALWTEVSDNLKKSAYGLSGGQQQRLCIARALAVNPQILLMDEPTSALDPISTLKIEELIRELKDKYTIIIVTHNMQQAARISDDTSFFLNGEVIETNVTDKIFTTPSDQRTEDYITGRFG, from the coding sequence ATGTCTATTGTTAACATCGATAAACTGAATTTATATTATTCCGAGTTTCATGCTTTAAAAAATGTCGGTATGCAAATTAACAAAAATTCGGTTACAGCTTTTATTGGTCCCTCGGGCTGTGGGAAGTCCACTTTATTGCGTACTTTAAACCGGATGAATGATATGATCAAAGGCATCAGGATTGAAGGCGATGTCCAAATTGCGGGTGAACAAATTTACCATCCAGACGTCAATGTAGAGCTTCTTCGCAAAAATATTGGCATGGTATTCCAGCAGCCAAACCCTTTTCCCAAATCCATCTATGATAACATTGCTTATGGCCCGCGTATTCACGGAATAACGGATAAAGCGCAATTAGATCATATTGTGGAAAGCAGCTTAAAAGCCTCTGCCCTTTGGACAGAAGTGAGTGATAACCTGAAAAAATCAGCATATGGCCTGTCGGGAGGCCAACAGCAGCGCCTTTGTATTGCCCGAGCGCTAGCTGTAAATCCACAAATTCTACTAATGGATGAACCAACCTCAGCTTTGGATCCAATCTCAACGTTAAAGATCGAGGAACTAATTAGAGAACTTAAAGATAAATATACGATTATTATCGTAACTCATAATATGCAGCAAGCTGCACGTATTTCGGACGATACCTCGTTCTTCTTAAATGGTGAGGTCATCGAAACCAATGTAACAGATAAAATTTTCACTACGCCATCCGATCAAAGAACGGAAGATTATATTACAGGTCGTTTCGGATAA
- the sigZ gene encoding RNA polymerase sigma factor SigZ — MNTEEVWRSFYSPLRNFIIKRVKSEQDADDILQNVFIKIDANLDTLKDDQKLQSWIYQITRNSIIDYYRREQFQLKAELPTDLPLEETEDLNEAIKEIASCIRPMIGQLSNNYQHALELTELGDYTQKQLSEQLGISFSGAKSRVQRGREKLKELLLNCCNFEFDRLGNIIDYTSRNNNKTKCSASDCC, encoded by the coding sequence ATGAACACCGAAGAAGTATGGAGATCATTTTATAGTCCTTTGCGGAATTTCATTATTAAACGGGTAAAAAGTGAGCAAGATGCTGATGACATTCTACAGAATGTTTTTATCAAAATAGACGCTAATCTAGATACTCTAAAGGACGATCAGAAGCTGCAATCTTGGATATATCAAATTACTCGAAATAGCATTATTGATTATTACAGAAGAGAACAATTCCAACTGAAGGCTGAATTACCAACAGATTTACCTTTAGAGGAAACTGAGGATCTCAATGAGGCTATTAAGGAAATAGCCTCTTGTATCAGACCCATGATCGGGCAGCTCTCCAATAATTATCAGCACGCTCTTGAACTAACCGAATTAGGGGACTACACTCAAAAACAACTAAGTGAGCAACTGGGTATTTCTTTTTCTGGAGCAAAATCTAGAGTACAGCGCGGCAGGGAGAAGCTAAAAGAGCTCTTGCTTAATTGTTGTAATTTTGAATTTGACCGGTTAGGCAATATCATTGATTACACTTCTCGAAATAATAACAAAACTAAATGCAGCGCATCGGATTGTTGTTAA
- a CDS encoding GNAT family N-acetyltransferase produces MQTIILILRGTPGTEIFVAEEETGELLGFLEVKPHKDNLSGIEQGYIVAIAVSPQGEGKGVGKALMTKAEEWSSQKGYRQLILNVFIKNDRAVNFYKHLNYEIEVVKMVKELSLRLLIRIKLFQK; encoded by the coding sequence ATGCAAACCATAATTTTAATATTAAGAGGTACTCCTGGTACAGAAATTTTTGTGGCGGAAGAAGAAACGGGGGAGCTGCTCGGTTTTTTGGAAGTAAAGCCACATAAAGATAATTTAAGCGGTATAGAACAAGGTTATATAGTGGCGATTGCAGTTTCTCCACAAGGTGAAGGCAAAGGGGTCGGCAAGGCACTAATGACCAAAGCAGAAGAGTGGTCAAGCCAAAAAGGCTACCGACAGTTAATCCTGAATGTTTTTATCAAGAACGATCGTGCCGTGAATTTCTATAAACATCTAAATTATGAAATTGAAGTTGTGAAAATGGTAAAAGAGCTAAGTCTGAGGTTATTAATTCGGATAAAACTCTTTCAAAAATAG